One segment of Terriglobia bacterium DNA contains the following:
- a CDS encoding secondary thiamine-phosphate synthase enzyme YjbQ: MKAHTQYLWFNTKKKREFINITAEIEKALEAANIQEGLVLASAMHITAGVYINDAEDGLIGDIDEWLEQLAPFRSDYRHHQTGETNGDAHLKNLLVGHQVLVPVTRGRLDLGPWQQVYYAEFDGQRRKRVLIKVLGE; the protein is encoded by the coding sequence ATGAAAGCTCACACGCAATATCTGTGGTTCAACACCAAGAAAAAGCGCGAGTTCATCAATATTACCGCCGAAATTGAAAAGGCGCTGGAGGCCGCCAACATCCAGGAAGGCCTGGTGCTGGCCTCCGCCATGCACATCACTGCCGGGGTCTATATTAATGATGCTGAAGACGGCCTGATCGGCGACATCGACGAGTGGCTGGAACAACTCGCACCGTTCCGCTCCGATTACCGCCACCACCAGACAGGGGAAACCAACGGCGACGCCCACCTGAAAAATCTGCTGGTGGGACACCAGGTGCTGGTGCCCGTCACGCGCGGCCGGCTTGACCTCGGCCCGTGGCAGCAGGTGTATTATGCCGAGTTTGACGGCCAGCGGCGCAAACGCGTCCTGATCAAGGTCCTGGGAGAATAG
- the pdhA gene encoding pyruvate dehydrogenase (acetyl-transferring) E1 component subunit alpha, whose translation MKSGNSSRGAVHVPDASASIAEAHLVEQQERARQKDPQLLRDLLEKMLLIRRFEEKSAEMYTLGKIGGFCHLYIGQEAVGVGAIAALEPEDAVLCSYRDHGQALARGMDPGAIMAELFGKRTGCSKGKGGSMHLFDPAVGFLGGHGIVGGQIPLAAGVAFAAKYLGQSRVTLCFFGEAAVNIGSFHESLNLAQLWKLPVVFICENNEFGMGTPILKTSAIRDLSEKAGSYDMARAVVDGMDVLSVYDGISEAVERARKEDLPTLIEARTYRFMGHSMSDPAHGTYRTREELAEHRQRDPIKRFTSTLESLGIINQEYIDDLDSRIREVVDQAVAFADESPDPAPEDLATDVYLP comes from the coding sequence ATGAAATCCGGCAATTCCAGCCGAGGCGCCGTGCATGTGCCAGACGCCAGCGCCAGCATAGCCGAGGCCCATCTGGTTGAACAGCAGGAGCGTGCCCGTCAGAAGGACCCGCAACTGTTGAGAGACCTTTTGGAGAAGATGTTGCTGATCCGGCGCTTCGAGGAAAAGTCAGCCGAGATGTATACGCTGGGAAAGATTGGCGGCTTTTGCCATCTCTATATCGGTCAAGAGGCAGTTGGAGTTGGAGCCATCGCAGCTCTGGAACCCGAAGACGCCGTTCTTTGCTCTTACCGTGACCACGGCCAAGCCCTGGCGCGCGGAATGGATCCCGGAGCCATCATGGCCGAGCTTTTTGGCAAGCGCACCGGATGTTCGAAGGGCAAAGGCGGATCGATGCACCTTTTTGACCCCGCCGTGGGTTTCCTGGGCGGGCATGGCATCGTGGGCGGCCAGATTCCGCTGGCTGCCGGCGTGGCGTTTGCCGCCAAGTATCTGGGCCAGTCCCGCGTGACGTTGTGCTTTTTTGGCGAGGCGGCGGTGAACATCGGGTCCTTCCATGAATCATTAAACCTGGCCCAACTATGGAAGCTTCCGGTGGTGTTTATTTGCGAAAACAATGAATTCGGGATGGGCACGCCGATTCTCAAGACCTCCGCTATCCGCGACCTGTCAGAGAAGGCCGGTTCGTATGACATGGCCCGGGCGGTCGTAGATGGCATGGACGTGCTTTCGGTTTACGACGGAATATCTGAGGCGGTTGAGCGGGCCCGCAAGGAAGACCTGCCCACGCTGATTGAAGCCCGGACATACCGCTTTATGGGCCACTCGATGTCTGATCCGGCCCATGGCACCTACCGCACGCGGGAAGAACTTGCTGAACACCGGCAGCGCGACCCCATCAAACGCTTCACTTCCACACTGGAATCCCTGGGCATAATCAATCAGGAATATATCGATGACCTGGACAGCAGGATTCGTGAAGTCGTCGATCAGGCAGTGGCGTTTGCAGATGAAAGTCCGGATCCCGCGCCCGAAGATTTGGCAACAGACGTTTATCTCCCGTAG
- a CDS encoding pyruvate dehydrogenase complex E1 component subunit beta — translation MAVLAFREALNQAMREEMQRDERVFLMGEEVGAYNGAYKVSKGLLDEFGPKRVLDTPITELGFTGLGVGAAMAGLRPIVEMMTFNFSLLALDQIVNSAAKMLYMSGGQVGAPMVIRGPGGAGHQLSAQHSQALEAWFCHIPGLKVVTPSTPADAKGLLKTSIRDNNPVIFIESEVLYGLKGEVPEGEYTIPLGVAEIKRPGNDVTLVAHAKMVHVALEAAEELEKEGIDAEIIDPRTLRPLDTETILQSIRKTNRAVIVEEGWPFCGIGAQVVDTIQHQAFDYLDAPILRVTGVDVPMPYAKPLEHLHAPDKARVIDAVHRVTYKN, via the coding sequence ATGGCAGTTCTGGCATTCAGGGAAGCGCTCAATCAGGCGATGCGCGAAGAAATGCAGCGTGACGAGAGGGTCTTCCTGATGGGCGAGGAAGTGGGCGCCTACAACGGCGCCTATAAGGTCAGCAAAGGATTGCTGGACGAATTCGGCCCCAAGCGCGTTCTCGACACGCCCATCACTGAGCTTGGCTTCACAGGCCTCGGTGTGGGCGCCGCCATGGCGGGGCTGCGGCCTATTGTTGAAATGATGACCTTTAATTTCTCGCTGTTGGCCCTCGACCAGATTGTCAACAGCGCCGCCAAGATGCTTTACATGTCGGGAGGCCAGGTCGGCGCGCCGATGGTTATTCGCGGGCCGGGCGGCGCCGGCCATCAGCTTTCCGCGCAGCACTCGCAGGCACTGGAGGCATGGTTCTGCCACATTCCAGGTCTCAAGGTCGTGACGCCTTCCACGCCCGCGGACGCCAAGGGCCTGCTGAAGACTTCTATTCGTGACAACAACCCCGTCATTTTTATCGAATCGGAAGTCCTTTATGGCCTGAAGGGCGAAGTTCCCGAGGGCGAGTATACGATCCCGCTGGGCGTTGCGGAAATCAAGCGTCCCGGAAACGACGTTACACTGGTGGCGCACGCGAAGATGGTCCATGTGGCGCTCGAGGCCGCCGAGGAGCTTGAAAAGGAAGGGATCGACGCCGAAATCATCGACCCGCGAACGCTTCGTCCGCTCGACACTGAAACCATCCTTCAATCAATCAGGAAAACCAACCGGGCCGTCATCGTGGAGGAGGGCTGGCCTTTCTGCGGCATTGGGGCCCAGGTTGTGGATACGATTCAGCATCAGGCTTTCGACTATCTTGATGCTCCCATCCTGCGCGTAACGGGTGTTGACGTTCCCATGCCCTACGCCAAGCCGCTGGAGCACCTGCACGCGCCGGACAAGGCCCGAGTGATTGACGCTGTTCACCGCGTAACGTACAAGAATTAG
- a CDS encoding pyruvate dehydrogenase complex dihydrolipoamide acetyltransferase: protein MASRVLMPKGSDTMTEGKVLKWLKNEGEQVANGDALVEIETDKVDMEVESMASGVLRKVLVQAGETVPVGQMLAVIGKAEEDISSLVSSNGGAAAAKPPAGPQKTETGSKEAAPPQPLARAAAPGPGPAPTPQPTEGGRVLASPLARRIARDTGLDLAAIQGSGPGGRIIRRDVESAAATGAPSAASRVQFAPQGPEFRDEPLSQMRKTIAQRLAQSLGPVPHFYLTIDVDMKKAKELRESANKLNPNLKLTYNDIIVKACAVALIQHPDVNASFTGNAIRYHNRVHLGIAVAIDGGGLITPVVRDCNLKTLQQISTESKDLIARARTRKLKPEEYTGGTFSVSNLGMMGIVEFSAVINPPEGAILAIGSVEEKPVVENGQITIGFRCRMTLSCDHRVVDGATGARFLQSLQQILENPILMAL from the coding sequence ATGGCATCTCGAGTTCTAATGCCCAAGGGCAGCGATACCATGACCGAGGGCAAGGTCCTGAAGTGGCTTAAGAACGAAGGCGAGCAGGTCGCGAACGGGGACGCCCTGGTCGAAATTGAGACCGACAAAGTGGACATGGAAGTCGAGTCGATGGCCTCCGGCGTCCTGCGCAAGGTCCTGGTGCAGGCAGGAGAAACCGTTCCGGTGGGGCAGATGCTGGCCGTCATCGGCAAAGCGGAAGAGGATATTTCATCTCTCGTCTCCTCCAACGGCGGGGCCGCCGCAGCCAAGCCGCCAGCCGGGCCGCAAAAGACAGAAACCGGTTCGAAAGAGGCTGCGCCGCCTCAGCCGCTGGCCAGAGCCGCGGCCCCTGGTCCCGGCCCAGCGCCAACGCCCCAGCCAACAGAGGGTGGGCGCGTTCTGGCTTCGCCGCTGGCTCGCCGCATAGCGCGCGACACAGGGCTGGATCTCGCAGCCATTCAGGGCTCTGGACCCGGAGGGCGCATCATTCGCCGCGACGTGGAATCCGCCGCTGCCACGGGCGCTCCGTCGGCGGCTTCGAGGGTGCAGTTCGCTCCGCAAGGCCCTGAATTTCGCGATGAACCTCTCAGCCAGATGCGCAAGACCATTGCCCAAAGGCTCGCTCAGAGCCTTGGCCCGGTTCCCCACTTCTATCTGACGATTGACGTGGACATGAAGAAGGCGAAGGAACTGCGCGAGTCGGCGAACAAGCTGAACCCCAATTTGAAGCTGACCTACAATGACATCATCGTAAAGGCCTGCGCGGTGGCGCTGATCCAGCACCCCGATGTCAATGCCAGTTTCACCGGCAACGCCATCCGATATCATAACCGTGTCCACCTCGGCATTGCCGTCGCCATTGATGGCGGCGGCCTCATCACACCGGTCGTGCGCGATTGCAATCTCAAAACCCTGCAACAGATATCGACGGAATCCAAAGACCTGATTGCGCGTGCCCGCACCCGCAAGCTGAAGCCCGAAGAGTATACGGGCGGGACCTTCAGCGTCTCCAATCTGGGCATGATGGGCATCGTGGAATTCTCGGCGGTCATCAACCCGCCTGAGGGCGCCATTCTGGCCATTGGCTCGGTTGAAGAAAAGCCCGTGGTGGAAAACGGGCAGATCACCATAGGGTTCCGTTGCAGGATGACGCTCTCCTGTGACCATCGCGTCGTTGATGGTGCGACGGGCGCGCGGTTCCTGCAGTCGCTCCAGCAGATTCTGGAGAATCCCATTCTGATGGCCCTTTAG
- a CDS encoding ferritin-like domain-containing protein: MAKAKTLKELCLHELEDIYDAEKRIVKALPKMADAASGADLRKALEHHLEQTKGHVQRLENVFQNLSEKPKGKTCDGIKGILAEGEDTVSDTGSEAVRDAAIIAACQRVEHYEMAVYGSVRSWMNQLGETSSEGLLQQTLEEEKEADKTLTTIAIGSANVRAQTAHP, from the coding sequence ATGGCAAAAGCAAAAACGTTGAAGGAACTGTGTCTCCACGAACTGGAGGATATTTACGACGCCGAAAAACGAATCGTAAAGGCCCTGCCCAAAATGGCCGACGCAGCTTCAGGGGCGGATCTCCGCAAGGCGCTGGAACACCATCTCGAGCAGACAAAGGGCCACGTCCAGCGGCTGGAGAACGTATTCCAAAACCTGTCAGAGAAGCCCAAAGGGAAAACCTGCGACGGCATCAAAGGCATCCTCGCTGAGGGCGAAGATACTGTCAGCGATACCGGCAGTGAGGCGGTCCGAGACGCGGCCATCATTGCCGCCTGTCAGAGGGTTGAGCACTATGAAATGGCGGTTTACGGCTCCGTACGTTCCTGGATGAACCAGCTTGGGGAGACCAGTAGTGAAGGTTTGTTGCAACAAACTTTAGAAGAAGAGAAGGAGGCCGACAAGACGCTCACTACCATCGCGATAGGTTCCGCCAATGTTCGCGCCCAGACGGCGCATCCGTAG
- a CDS encoding AI-2E family transporter, producing MQENPVGSPVRDADWPKRLVFWASVAASLFLCVWYRLDIILLAFAGALLAIILHACADWLERHTPRAISHGLSYAAILLGIVIVAALIGYWVIPSVIAEVGQISQIIPNSIAQIKQYLGQSGWGRHLVEIAQNVAGAAGQGRQLTTVTRILEGTIEGAVVILVVGLYGAFYAQGYAARLLDLVPDKHRARVTEASQEVVYTLRWWMIAQLIPMVVLGISTAIGLWLLQVPMALILGIFTGAMIFIPYVGSWLAFVPTVLVALTKGPSTTIYVVALYLAIHVAEGYALTPLVQKKAVLLPPVMTILSQLFMWKVAGLLGVALATPIAAASLVLVKTLYLHEEVKS from the coding sequence ATGCAGGAGAACCCAGTGGGTTCGCCGGTGCGGGATGCAGACTGGCCGAAGCGTCTGGTTTTTTGGGCGTCTGTCGCGGCGTCCCTGTTCCTGTGCGTCTGGTATCGGCTGGACATTATCCTGCTGGCGTTCGCCGGCGCTCTGCTGGCCATCATTCTGCACGCCTGTGCAGACTGGCTGGAACGCCATACTCCACGAGCCATCAGCCACGGGCTGTCGTATGCGGCTATTCTACTCGGCATCGTTATTGTGGCAGCTTTGATCGGATATTGGGTTATCCCCAGCGTCATCGCTGAAGTCGGCCAGATCTCTCAGATCATTCCAAACTCAATCGCGCAAATCAAGCAGTATTTGGGCCAGAGCGGGTGGGGCAGGCACCTCGTAGAAATCGCTCAAAACGTGGCGGGCGCAGCTGGACAGGGAAGGCAACTGACCACCGTCACCAGGATTCTCGAAGGCACGATTGAAGGAGCCGTGGTTATTCTGGTTGTGGGCCTTTACGGGGCTTTTTACGCTCAAGGATACGCTGCGCGACTGCTGGACCTGGTTCCCGACAAGCATCGCGCGCGGGTCACAGAGGCTTCACAGGAAGTGGTGTACACGCTTCGCTGGTGGATGATCGCACAATTAATTCCGATGGTCGTTCTCGGAATTTCCACCGCCATCGGCCTGTGGCTGCTGCAAGTTCCCATGGCGTTAATCCTGGGGATCTTCACAGGTGCGATGATCTTTATCCCGTATGTCGGCTCCTGGCTCGCATTTGTTCCGACTGTCCTCGTTGCTCTCACCAAAGGACCCAGTACGACGATTTACGTGGTCGCGCTGTATCTGGCAATTCACGTGGCCGAGGGCTACGCGCTGACGCCCCTGGTGCAGAAGAAGGCCGTGCTGTTGCCGCCCGTCATGACAATCTTGTCACAGCTTTTCATGTGGAAAGTGGCCGGACTGCTGGGCGTGGCGCTGGCAACGCCCATCGCAGCCGCATCCCTCGTGCTGGTAAAGACCCTTTATCTGCACGAGGAAGTGAAGTCGTGA
- a CDS encoding neutral/alkaline non-lysosomal ceramidase N-terminal domain-containing protein: MRHLFSLGMRCCLMILGGACALAAFGAPQGTLSVGAARVDITPPADAALPMSGYEGRKQGFQKIHDHIYARAIVLSDGTHEAAILSWELIGMPDGVWQQLSQRISKELGIPADHVILAGEHVHSAPTVAGAYTKGTPETIAYTGKLEDYAFQAVKQARANLQPARFGFGTGKAYVNINRRERFPDGQWDLGYNPEGPSDKTVAVLKFESLAGKPIALLINYAVHGVVMGPDNLEVSGDLPGATSRFVEQYYRGDIPTRSDGGWDLQLQPKDKTNGVVALWTSGAAGDQNPIVMDQDNDFSMVDALGRILGEETVRVANNIKDLSSESSVWGGQRVINCPGRQVVPGPHPNGEFKFEDADPVDIRLSLLMLNNIAVTGVSGEVLTPIFLRLEKESPFRHTIMVTHANGLSGYIPNDAAYNQVSYEVRTTHLKPGCAETGIVNGLVDMMNQR, encoded by the coding sequence ATGCGCCACCTGTTTTCTCTTGGCATGAGATGCTGTTTAATGATTCTCGGCGGGGCCTGCGCTCTGGCTGCGTTCGGGGCTCCTCAGGGAACCCTCTCCGTGGGAGCCGCACGTGTGGATATCACTCCGCCCGCTGATGCGGCACTTCCCATGAGCGGGTACGAGGGCCGCAAACAGGGTTTTCAGAAAATTCACGACCACATTTACGCGCGTGCCATTGTGTTGAGCGATGGAACGCATGAGGCCGCCATCCTGTCCTGGGAATTGATTGGAATGCCGGACGGCGTGTGGCAGCAGCTATCCCAGCGCATCAGTAAGGAGCTGGGCATCCCTGCCGACCATGTGATCCTCGCCGGCGAGCACGTCCACAGCGCTCCTACGGTGGCTGGCGCATACACGAAAGGCACGCCCGAAACGATCGCTTACACGGGAAAATTAGAGGATTACGCCTTCCAGGCGGTGAAACAGGCAAGAGCCAACCTTCAGCCGGCGCGATTTGGCTTCGGGACAGGAAAGGCCTATGTGAATATCAACCGCCGGGAGCGCTTCCCGGACGGCCAATGGGACCTGGGATATAACCCTGAGGGGCCATCTGACAAAACCGTGGCGGTGTTAAAGTTTGAAAGCCTGGCAGGTAAACCCATCGCTCTCCTGATCAATTATGCCGTGCATGGCGTGGTGATGGGTCCCGACAATCTGGAAGTCAGCGGCGATCTGCCCGGCGCTACCTCGAGGTTCGTGGAACAGTATTACCGGGGTGATATTCCCACGCGTTCGGACGGCGGATGGGACCTCCAACTCCAGCCAAAGGATAAAACCAATGGTGTTGTTGCGCTGTGGACCAGCGGGGCGGCCGGTGACCAGAACCCGATCGTTATGGACCAGGACAATGATTTCAGCATGGTCGATGCCCTGGGAAGGATTCTGGGAGAAGAGACCGTCCGTGTGGCCAACAATATTAAGGACCTGTCGTCCGAGTCAAGCGTTTGGGGTGGGCAGCGGGTTATCAATTGTCCCGGGCGCCAGGTCGTACCGGGACCGCATCCCAACGGGGAGTTTAAGTTCGAGGATGCCGACCCGGTTGACATCCGCCTGAGCCTGCTGATGCTCAACAATATTGCCGTCACCGGCGTTTCCGGTGAGGTCCTCACTCCCATCTTTCTGCGTCTGGAGAAGGAGTCGCCCTTCCGCCACACCATCATGGTGACGCACGCAAACGGATTGAGCGGATACATTCCGAATGACGCCGCTTACAACCAGGTGAGCTACGAAGTCAGAACCACGCACCTGAAGCCCGGCTGCGCGGAAACAGGGATTGTCAACGGACTGGTGGATATGATGAACCAGCGTTAA